One window of the Anopheles cruzii chromosome 2, idAnoCruzAS_RS32_06, whole genome shotgun sequence genome contains the following:
- the LOC128269057 gene encoding protein hairy, with protein sequence MVTGIGATTQQVAGAPATIQNLPAEPVKRSSDNRRSNKPIMEKRRRARINNCLNELKALILDAMKKDPARHSKLEKADILEMTVKHLENLQRQQSALSQASDPSVMNKFKAGFNECAQEVGRFPEIEPLVKRRLMQHLSNCINSNGVKDLPKRHHHHQHQQAGSQAPLHILPSPPSSPEQPGGGGGVDHHAHHFAASQYQQHPHHLQGANGSVYMTSGVGGASIQLIPTKLPNGSVAFVLPQAAAAASVAPVPMLVPIPTRTASTGSASSSQSGVSSLYDRVPREHATSPYHAPPSPANSNYEPMECSQSVATSQLSPGRPAHQYYLQQPSPAQQQQPTQQPTQQPATQSQQPPVVISSSSPDSPLSLVMKKPYQDEDRTDDDDDDDSEDDQDMKQAMEADDDGKSCWRPW encoded by the exons ATGGTGACAGGAATCGGAGCGACGACGCAACAGGTTGCCGGTGCGCCGGCAACCATCCAGAATCTGCCGGCCGAACCGGTCAAACGGTCCAGCGACAACCGAAGG AGCAACAAACCGATCATGGAGAAGCGACGACGGGCGCGCATCAACAACTGCCTGAATGAGCTGAAGGCGCTCATCCTCGACGCCATGAAAAAAGAC CCCGCCCGTCACTCGAAGCTGGAGAAGGCCGACATCCTGGAGATGACGGTAAAGCACCTGGAGAACCTGCAGCGCCAGCAGAGCGCCCTGTCGCAGGCGAGCGACCCGAGCGTGATGAACAAGTTCAAGGCCGGCTTCAACGAGTGCGCCCAGGAGGTGGGTCGCTTCCCCGAGATCGAGCCCCTGGTCAAGCGCCGTCTGATGCAGCACCTCAGCAACTGCATCAACAGCAACGGCGTCAAGGATTTGCCGAAgcgtcaccatcaccaccagcaccagcaggcCGGTTCGCAGGCTCCGCTTCACATCCTACCATCGCCTCCGAGCTCACCGGAACAGccaggcggtggtggtggcgttgaCCATCACGCGCACCACTTCGCCGCCAGCCAGTACCAACAGCACCCCCACCACCTCCAGGGCGCGAACGGAAGCGTTTACATGACGAGTGGTGTCGGCGGCGCGAGCATTCAACTGATCCCTACCAAGCTACCGAACGGGAGTGTGGCGTTCGTGTTGCcacaggcggcggccgcggccagcgtCGCACCCGTCCCCATGCTCGTACCCATCCCGACCCGTACCGCATCGACCGGATCCGCCTCGTCGAGCCAGTCCGGTGTGTCGTCCCTGTACGATCGCGTGCCCCGGGAGCATGCCACCTCACCGTACCACGCCCCACCCAGCCCGGCCAACTCGAACTACGAGCCGATGGAGTGCTCACAGTCAGTGGCTACCTCGCAGCtgtccccgggccggcccgcACACCAGTACTACCTCCAGCAGCCATCcccggcacagcagcagcaaccgacgCAGCAACCGACGCAGCAGCCCGCGAcgcaatcgcagcaaccacCCGTAgtaatcagcagcagcagccccgacAGTCCACTCTCGCTGGTCATGAAGAAACCGTACCAGGACGAGGaccgcaccgacgacgacgacgacgacgacagtgaGGACGACCAGGATATGAAGCAGGCCATggaggccgacgacgacggcaagtCCTGCTGGCGTCCGTGGTAA